A stretch of the Rosa rugosa chromosome 5, drRosRugo1.1, whole genome shotgun sequence genome encodes the following:
- the LOC133708131 gene encoding dirigent protein 18-like produces MMVKQLSSVYSILLSILVASVHVLLVNAAADPVRASEHEPILEMYMHDILGGSSPTARPITGLLGNIYGGQVPFAKPIGFLPPQGGVPLPNANGALPTVNGINGIPLGTGLSGTTFSGKPIGQAQTQLGPDGLSLGFGTITVIDDILTTAPELGSQSIGKAQGVYVASSADGSRQMMAFTAMIEGGEYGDSLNFYGVFKIGSPMSHLSVTGGTGKFKSASGFAEVRSLIPPGQHVTDGAETLLRIIVHLSY; encoded by the coding sequence ATGATGGTCAAGCAATTATCCTCAGTCTATTCCATTTTGCTCTCTATTCTAGTTGCCTCAGTCCATGTACTACTAGTCAATGCAGCAGCTGACCCAGTCAGGGCCAGTGAACATGAACCAATTCTTGAGATGTACATGCATGACATTCTTGGGGGCAGCAGCCCAACAGCTAGGCCTATAACTGGCCTGCTAGGCAACATCTATGGAGGTCAAGTTCCCTTTGCAAAGCCAATAGGGTTCCTTCCACCACAAGGTGGTGTCCCCCTCCCCAATGCTAATGGTGCCCTCCCTACTGTCAATGGCATCAATGGGATCCCTCTTGGAACCGGCTTGTCCGGCACAACGTTTTCGGGAAAGCCCATTGGGCAGGCCCAGACCCAGTTGGGCCCTGATGGTCTGAGTCTGGGCTTCGGCACCATCACTGTCATTGATGACATTCTCACCACAGCACCTGAGCTAGGGTCACAGAGTATTGGTAAAGCACAAGGGGTTTATGTGGCAAGTTCAGCAGATGGGTCAAGACAGATGATGGCATTCACTGCTATGATTGAAGGAGGTGAGTATGGTGATAGTCTCAACTTCTATGGTGTGTTTAAGATTGGAAGCCCAATGTCACATTTGTCTGTGACTGGAGGGACTGGGAAGTTCAAGAGTGCTAGTGGTTTTGCTGAGGTGAGATCACTAATCCCTCCTGGTCAACATGTTACTGATGGTGCAGAGACTCTGCTGAGGATCATCGTACATCTAAGCTATTGA